A region from the Triticum aestivum cultivar Chinese Spring chromosome 3D, IWGSC CS RefSeq v2.1, whole genome shotgun sequence genome encodes:
- the LOC123078495 gene encoding leucine-rich repeat extensin-like protein 6 — protein MRTQTAMATTLLFLALLLVPHLAAATPGHQRRLLQSHGADDGSDVLVDPSYAFANPRLRDAYVALQAWKRAILSDPRNLTASWSGPDVCSYYGVFCAPSQADHYLTVVAAVDLNHADLAGHLPEALGRLADLSVFHVNSNRFCGLVPASFHAMHLLHELDLSNNRLVGAFPDVVLRLPSLRYLDLRYNEFEGPVPKELFDLPLDAIFINSNRFRFQIPDNVGNSPASVLVLANNDFGGCLPASVANMSGTLNEIILMNTGLKSCVPPELGMLTALTVLDVSHNQLMGAIPAELANLHSIEQLDLGHNRLSGDVPEGICHLPHLQNFTYSYNYITGEPPVCMHVKALDDRRNCIPNRPDQRSTEQCQFFNSNHVKCDAFRCKKFVLPSPPPPPPSPPPPTPSPPPPSPSPPPPSPPPPTPSPPPPSPPPPSPPPPTASPPPPSPPPPSPSPPPPYYEVSPEERYLSPPPPAYQEPTTPPRYDVPAPYYEVSPEDRYHSPPPQAYQESPPPPYYEVSPEDRYLSPPPPEYEEPTTPPHYDLPAPPNYEVSPEDRHLSPPPPTTWKMPAYDYSSPPPPAAGQP, from the coding sequence ATGCGCACACAGACGGCAATGGCGACCACCCTCCTCTTCCTCGCGCTGCTCCTCGTCCCGCACCTCGCCGCGGCTACGCCCGGCCACCAGCGCCGGCTGCTCCAGAGCCACGGCGCCGACGACGGCAGCGACGTCTTGGTCGACCCGTCCTACGCCTTCGCCAACCCGCGCCTCCGCGACGCCTACGTCGCGCTGCAGGCCTGGAAGCGCGCCATCCTCTCCGACCCGCGCAACCTCACCGCCTCCTGGTCCGGCCCCGACGTCTGCTCCTACTACGGCGTCTTCTGCGCGCCGTCCCAGGCGGACCACTACctcaccgtcgtcgccgccgtcgacctcaaCCACGCCGACCTCGCCGGCCACCTCCCGGAGGCGCTCGGCAGGCTCGCCGACCTCTCCGTCTTCCACGTCAACTCCAACCGCTTCTGCGGCCTCGTGCCGGCCTCCTTCCACGCCATGCACCTCCTCCACGAGCTCGACCTCAGCAACAACCGCCTCGTCGGCGCCTTCCCCGACGTCGTGCTCCGCCTGCCCAGCCTCAGGTACCTCGACCTCCGCTACAACGAGTTCGAGGGCCCCGTGCCCAAAGAGCTCTTCGACCTCCCGCTCGACGCCATCTTCATCAACTCCAACCGCTTCCGCTTCCAGATCCCCGACAACGTCGGCAACTCGCCGGCGTCTGTCCTCGTGCTCGCCAACAACGACTTCGGCGGCTGCCTCCCGGCCTCCGTCGCCAACATGTCCGGCACGCTCAACGAGATCATACTCATGAACACCGGGCTCAAGTCCTGCGTCCCCCCGGAGCTCGGCATGCTCACCGCCCTCACCGTGCTCGACGTCAGCCACAACCAGCTCATGGGCGCCATCCCCGCCGAGCTCGCCAACCTCCACAGCATCGAGCAGCTCGACCTTGGTCACAACCGCCTCAGTGGCGACGTGCCGGAGGGCATCTGCCACCTGCCGCATCTCCAGAACTTCACCTACTCCTACAACTACATCACCGGCGAGCCGCCGGTGTGCATGCACGTCAAGGCATTGGACGATCGCCGGAACTGCATCCCGAACCGTCCTGACCAGAGGTCAACCGAACAGTGCCAATTCTTCAACAGCAACCATGTCAAGTGCGACGCCTTTAGGTGCAAGAAGTTCGTGTTGCCGTcaccgccacctcctccgcctTCACCACCGCCACCAACCCCATCTCCTCCGCCACCTTCACCttcaccaccgccgccgtcgcctcctccaCCAACCCCGTCTCCTCCGCCACCttcaccaccgccgccgtcgcctcctccaCCAACCGCGTCTCCTCCACCACCTTCACCTCCACCCCCGTCCCCATCACCCCCACCTCCGTACTACGAGGTCTCACCTGAGGAACGGTACCTTTCGCCGCCACCTCCAGCGTACCAAGAGCCGACAACGCCTCCCCGTTACGACGTGCCAGCTCCCTACTACGAGGTGTCACCGGAGGACCGGTACCACTCACCGCCACCCCAAGCTTACCAAGAGTCTCCACCTCCGCCCTACTACGAGGTGTCACCGGAGGACCGGTACCTGTCGCCGCCACCGCCAGAGTACGAAGAGCCGACAACACCGCCCCACTACGACCTACCAGCGCCGCCCAACTACGAGGTGTCACCGGAGGACCGGCACCTCTCGCCGCCACCACCGACGACGTGGAAGATGCCGGCGTACGACTACTCGTCGCCGCCTCCACCGGCTGCCGGGCAGCCATGA
- the LOC123078494 gene encoding protein SYS1 homolog, with translation MFYGAMVWDPWLIVAQIVCLQCLYYLGLGLFMALLVGTRVPRLTLLYLFDFATLTPRTTTGWCAIASFLLAAIAGAGFMFYVIERAKKCLDFAATLYIIHLFICIIYGGWPASGTWWVVNIVGLAIMSLLGEYLCIRRELKDIPVRLRASV, from the exons ATGTTCTATGGGGCGATGGTGTGGGATCCGTGGCTGATCGTGGCGCAGATCGTCTGCCTGCAGTGCCTCTACTACCTCGGGCTCGGCCTCTTCATGGCGCTCCTCGTCGGCACCCGCGTCCCGCGCCTCACGCTCCTCTACCTCTTTGACTTCGCCACCCTCACCCCGCGCACAACCACCGGCTGGTGCGCCatcgcctccttcctcctcgccgccATCGCGGG TGCTGGATTCATGTTTTATGTGATTGAGAGAGCCAAGAAGTGCCTGGACTTTGCAGCTACCCTCTACATCATCCATTTGTTCATTTGCATTATTTATGGTGGATGGCCAGCTTCAGGTACATGGTGGGTGGTTAATATTGTTGGTTTGGCAATCATGTCCCTCCTCGGTGAATACCTATGCATCAGGCGAGAGCTAAAAGATATTCCAGTAAGGCTTCGTGCAA GTGTTTAA